The following coding sequences are from one Caballeronia sp. SBC1 window:
- a CDS encoding aldo/keto reductase, with protein sequence MEYVRLGQSGLKISRLCLGTMNMGTPQWKPWIFDEQKSEPIVRHALEAGVNFIDLADFYSAGVGEEVVGRILGRLARREEIVVTTKVGYDMGAYQNAGGHSRKHVLDGIDASLRRLGMDYVDIYMLHYFDTATPVEETMGALNDIVRSGKARYIGVSTMYTWQLAKIVQICERHGWHKPINMQLQLNLAYREEEREMMPYCADQGLGVSVFSPLARGLLTCDPASTRNQTDFFTSQMYSDAASREIAASVARVAKRRGVSAAQIAQAWVLQRDGVASMLVGADSPTQFDSALSALGTRLDAEELYELDRNYTPCDVINDYTAGRRTAREARAPQGDFVQPMKDAA encoded by the coding sequence ATGGAATACGTCCGTCTTGGCCAGTCAGGCCTGAAAATATCGCGCCTGTGTCTCGGGACCATGAATATGGGCACCCCGCAATGGAAGCCGTGGATTTTTGACGAACAAAAGAGTGAGCCAATCGTCCGGCACGCGCTGGAGGCCGGAGTGAACTTCATCGACCTGGCGGATTTTTATTCGGCTGGCGTCGGAGAGGAAGTCGTCGGCCGCATTCTCGGACGTCTTGCGCGGCGCGAGGAAATCGTGGTGACGACCAAGGTCGGCTATGACATGGGCGCTTATCAGAACGCCGGCGGTCATTCGCGCAAGCACGTGCTTGACGGTATAGACGCATCGTTGCGCAGGCTGGGCATGGACTATGTCGACATCTACATGCTGCATTACTTCGATACCGCCACGCCCGTGGAGGAAACCATGGGCGCGCTGAACGACATCGTCCGTTCGGGCAAGGCGCGTTATATCGGGGTATCGACCATGTACACGTGGCAACTGGCGAAGATTGTCCAGATCTGCGAGCGGCATGGCTGGCACAAGCCTATCAACATGCAGTTGCAGTTGAATCTCGCATACCGCGAGGAGGAGCGCGAAATGATGCCGTATTGCGCCGACCAGGGATTGGGCGTGTCCGTCTTCAGCCCGCTGGCGCGCGGTCTCCTGACGTGCGACCCGGCGTCCACGCGTAACCAGACCGACTTCTTCACGTCGCAAATGTACAGCGACGCGGCGTCGCGGGAGATTGCGGCGTCGGTCGCGCGCGTGGCAAAGCGGCGTGGCGTGAGCGCGGCGCAAATCGCGCAGGCGTGGGTACTCCAGCGCGACGGCGTCGCCAGCATGCTGGTGGGTGCAGATTCGCCCACCCAGTTCGATAGCGCGCTCAGTGCGCTCGGCACGCGCCTGGACGCCGAAGAACTGTACGAACTCGACCGTAACTACACGCCGTGCGACGTCATCAATGACTACACGGCTGGACGCCGCACAGCACGCGAAGCTCGCGCGCCGCAAGGCGACTTCGTTCAACCGATGAAGGACGCCGCATGA
- the parA gene encoding ParA family partition ATPase → MAAEIIAITQQKGGVGKSTIAMHLGAAFHEKGKRVLVVDADGQNTLVHWASAASDEDSGIPFPIVNLSEAGAQIHREIKKFVNDYDIIVVDCPPSITEKVSGVVLLAATVAIVPTSSSPADYWSSVGLVKLIQQAQVMNEDLRAVFLLNKTEEKRMLTRELKRALEELGFPLLKTQIPTRECYKQAMALGQTVLQMSDRGARLAAIEIRACADEVLAMLP, encoded by the coding sequence GTGGCAGCTGAAATCATTGCGATCACGCAGCAGAAGGGCGGAGTAGGAAAAAGCACGATAGCAATGCATCTAGGCGCGGCGTTTCACGAGAAAGGAAAGCGGGTGCTCGTCGTAGACGCGGACGGGCAAAATACCCTGGTCCACTGGGCTAGCGCTGCGTCCGATGAGGATAGCGGCATCCCGTTCCCTATTGTGAACCTGTCCGAAGCAGGGGCCCAGATTCATCGGGAGATCAAGAAATTCGTTAACGACTACGACATCATCGTCGTCGATTGCCCACCCTCAATTACGGAAAAGGTATCGGGCGTCGTCCTTCTCGCTGCGACGGTTGCCATTGTCCCGACATCGTCGTCACCTGCCGACTACTGGTCCAGCGTCGGTCTCGTCAAACTCATTCAACAAGCGCAGGTCATGAATGAAGATCTGCGCGCCGTGTTTCTCCTCAATAAAACCGAGGAAAAACGCATGCTGACGCGCGAACTGAAGCGGGCGCTGGAGGAGTTGGGTTTCCCTTTGCTGAAAACCCAGATTCCTACACGCGAGTGCTACAAGCAGGCGATGGCGCTAGGCCAGACCGTACTTCAGATGAGCGACCGCGGGGCGCGACTGGCAGCCATTGAAATACGTGCGTGCGCAGACGAAGTTCTCGCCATGCTTCCCTGA
- a CDS encoding DUF1272 domain-containing protein → MLALRPSCECCGKALPPDARDAMICSFECTFCEACVLSRLSNVCPNCGGGFQLRPIRPKAMLEHRPASTDVHPAGVNEQAHRAFFDRYSAIPPSER, encoded by the coding sequence ATGCTTGCCTTGCGCCCCTCTTGTGAATGCTGTGGAAAAGCGCTGCCGCCGGACGCGCGCGACGCGATGATCTGCAGCTTCGAGTGCACGTTCTGCGAAGCCTGCGTGTTGTCCCGGCTCAGCAACGTGTGCCCCAATTGCGGTGGCGGTTTCCAGCTGCGCCCGATTCGACCGAAAGCCATGCTCGAGCACCGGCCGGCGTCAACCGACGTGCACCCGGCCGGCGTGAACGAACAAGCGCATCGCGCATTCTTCGATCGCTACAGTGCGATCCCGCCGTCCGAACGATAA
- a CDS encoding gluconate:H+ symporter — translation MHLTSTLAAWSAHDTRLLIACALGLASIIVLISALKLAPFLSILVGTFVAGFTASLPLEAVASAFSKGAGGILGDVGIIIALGAMLGALMAESGAADRLVSTILDHSTPRTLPWLMALVAIIIGLPLFFEVGLVMMVPIIFVMARRSKQPILRIAIPALAGMTTLHALLPPHPGPLIAVSALHADLGITMGLGFIIAIPAVILAGPVYGMWLSSRMHVEEPEEMGKLFSSKVDANGALDAPGFGISLLTILLPVVLMLGRTVAKLAIQPETLLFDTLNFLGEPLVALGLTVLFAIVALGWSRGMPRDRVGGILRKSLPPICALLLTIGAGGGLKQTLVVAGISTTIGKIAIGSHMPLILLAWLIAVALRQATGSATVATTTTAGIIAPVVAGLSTTHNSLLALAIGAGSVFFCHVNDAGFWMIREYFGLQLKQTVYVWSVLQTIVSVVGLALTLVMWGVLT, via the coding sequence GTGCATCTGACCTCGACTCTCGCCGCGTGGTCCGCCCACGACACGCGTCTTCTCATTGCATGCGCGCTCGGTCTGGCGTCAATCATCGTTCTCATCAGCGCGCTGAAACTTGCGCCGTTTCTCTCAATTCTCGTCGGCACTTTTGTCGCCGGGTTCACGGCGAGCTTGCCGCTGGAAGCAGTCGCGAGCGCATTCAGCAAAGGGGCGGGCGGAATCCTGGGGGATGTCGGAATCATCATCGCGCTCGGGGCCATGCTCGGTGCGCTGATGGCGGAATCGGGTGCGGCGGACCGGCTGGTCTCCACCATCCTCGATCACTCCACACCGCGCACGTTGCCGTGGCTGATGGCGCTGGTGGCCATCATCATCGGCTTGCCGCTCTTCTTCGAGGTGGGTCTCGTGATGATGGTGCCGATCATCTTCGTGATGGCGCGCCGCTCGAAGCAGCCGATCCTGCGTATTGCGATTCCCGCGCTCGCCGGCATGACAACGTTGCACGCGCTGCTGCCGCCGCACCCAGGTCCGCTGATCGCCGTCAGTGCGCTGCATGCGGACCTCGGGATCACCATGGGACTCGGTTTCATTATCGCCATTCCCGCGGTGATTCTCGCCGGGCCGGTCTACGGCATGTGGCTGTCGAGTCGCATGCACGTGGAGGAGCCGGAGGAGATGGGCAAGCTGTTCTCATCGAAAGTCGATGCAAACGGAGCGCTCGACGCGCCAGGCTTCGGCATCTCGTTGCTGACTATTCTTCTGCCCGTCGTCCTGATGCTTGGCCGAACGGTCGCGAAACTGGCGATTCAGCCTGAAACCCTTCTCTTCGATACCCTCAATTTTCTCGGTGAGCCACTTGTTGCCCTGGGACTCACCGTTCTATTCGCGATCGTCGCGCTGGGCTGGTCGCGCGGCATGCCGCGTGACCGGGTGGGCGGCATCCTGCGCAAAAGCTTGCCGCCGATCTGCGCGTTGCTGCTGACCATCGGCGCGGGGGGCGGTCTCAAGCAGACGCTTGTCGTCGCCGGTATCAGCACGACGATCGGCAAGATCGCCATTGGCTCGCACATGCCGCTGATCCTGCTGGCCTGGCTGATCGCAGTGGCCTTGCGGCAGGCGACCGGCTCGGCGACCGTCGCGACCACGACCACCGCGGGGATCATCGCCCCGGTCGTGGCGGGCTTAAGCACGACCCACAACTCGCTGCTGGCGCTGGCGATCGGCGCCGGTTCGGTGTTTTTCTGCCACGTCAACGACGCCGGTTTCTGGATGATCCGCGAGTATTTCGGCTTGCAGTTGAAGCAGACCGTCTACGTCTGGTCGGTGTTGCAAACCATCGTCTCGGTGGTCGGCCTCGCGTTGACGCTGGTCATGTGGGGCGTGCTGACGTAA
- the fae gene encoding formaldehyde-activating enzyme has protein sequence MPTPQTGRTLHIGEGFEGPGVNLAHINVLVGPRNGPAGQAFATALATPSAGHAPFVVIAQPGVPTKPLTLYVNKAPIAGEFHGNATWGASQAGIAKAVAESLEDGTLPPEAENDWVVVTANWVNPSTDDLDAVFRNNYRATKNAIKAAMLGLPSKEDVFAAAREVSNPFYTPRSPQAAL, from the coding sequence ATGCCAACACCCCAAACCGGCCGTACCCTCCATATTGGCGAGGGCTTTGAAGGCCCGGGCGTCAATCTCGCTCATATCAACGTGCTCGTCGGCCCGCGCAATGGCCCTGCCGGTCAAGCGTTCGCCACCGCGCTCGCCACGCCTTCGGCTGGCCACGCGCCGTTTGTCGTCATCGCGCAGCCTGGCGTGCCGACCAAACCACTTACGCTGTATGTCAACAAGGCCCCCATCGCCGGTGAATTCCACGGCAACGCAACCTGGGGCGCATCGCAAGCGGGAATAGCGAAGGCCGTCGCGGAATCGCTCGAAGACGGTACGTTGCCGCCTGAAGCGGAAAACGATTGGGTCGTGGTGACAGCGAACTGGGTGAACCCGTCTACAGACGATCTCGACGCCGTCTTTCGCAACAACTACCGCGCGACAAAAAACGCCATCAAGGCCGCCATGCTCGGCTTGCCGTCGAAGGAAGACGTGTTCGCCGCGGCGCGTGAAGTATCGAATCCCTTCTACACGCCCCGCTCGCCGCAGGCAGCCCTTTGA
- a CDS encoding replication initiation protein: protein MATKRAKKTDIVSPSSAELRKAVEAIAIQPKSGKITLLTRKLFNVLLAVAQQADESGDTYRALLSDIVANAAFDSNDTALVKEHLRRMVSVQVEWSTGTSSLKPGRKWGISTLIADAEILEDPATRRVWVEFSFAPKIKKKLLDPVQYARLSLQFQSQLRSSAGLALYEICVRYLTNPSHLTMRETWEWWRPILSGTPDTEAGDEAKREYKYFKRDYLRPAIAEVNAVTNIFVELIEHREGRRVAEIQFRVTERKQPMLALDEHPNVFDSTLVDRMVKIGIPLKDAQTLYADSEENRIRSALQMTEQRMRSTSLPPVRSAAALFKDALKKGYAPQVEALPAVAAPAKTNGAPADDLKARLLSEYSVFRRKEARSLYEEQGESERELARQTFEEDVLPELGTHMRDDWRKRGLDSKMGETSFFDWLARKTWGEPTDGDLLAFTLNQSRSA, encoded by the coding sequence ATGGCAACCAAACGCGCGAAGAAGACCGACATAGTGAGTCCGAGTTCGGCTGAGCTGCGAAAAGCCGTCGAAGCCATTGCTATCCAGCCAAAAAGCGGCAAGATTACGCTTTTGACTCGTAAGTTATTCAACGTGCTGCTGGCTGTCGCTCAGCAGGCGGATGAATCCGGGGACACTTATCGCGCGCTTTTATCGGACATTGTCGCGAATGCGGCGTTCGATTCCAACGATACCGCGCTGGTAAAAGAGCATTTGCGCCGCATGGTGTCGGTGCAGGTTGAGTGGAGCACAGGCACATCGAGTCTGAAGCCTGGGCGTAAGTGGGGCATATCGACGTTGATTGCCGACGCCGAAATTCTCGAAGACCCTGCCACGCGCCGGGTGTGGGTCGAGTTTTCCTTCGCCCCGAAGATCAAGAAAAAGCTGCTCGACCCTGTGCAATACGCGCGCTTGAGTCTGCAGTTTCAAAGTCAACTCCGCAGCAGCGCTGGCCTCGCGCTGTACGAAATCTGCGTCCGCTATCTGACGAACCCGAGTCATCTCACTATGCGCGAGACTTGGGAATGGTGGCGGCCGATCCTCTCAGGAACGCCTGACACCGAAGCGGGCGACGAAGCCAAGCGCGAGTACAAATATTTCAAGCGCGACTATCTTCGACCCGCCATTGCGGAAGTCAATGCCGTTACTAACATCTTTGTCGAGTTGATCGAGCACAGGGAAGGCCGGCGGGTAGCTGAAATCCAGTTTCGCGTGACCGAGCGTAAGCAGCCTATGCTCGCGCTCGATGAACATCCGAACGTGTTCGACAGTACGCTGGTCGATCGCATGGTGAAAATCGGGATTCCGCTGAAAGATGCGCAAACGCTTTATGCGGATAGCGAGGAAAACCGAATTCGTTCGGCGTTGCAAATGACCGAGCAGAGAATGCGAAGCACGTCGTTGCCGCCGGTGCGAAGTGCGGCGGCGCTTTTCAAGGATGCTTTGAAGAAGGGTTATGCGCCCCAGGTCGAAGCATTGCCGGCAGTAGCTGCTCCAGCGAAAACCAATGGAGCGCCAGCGGACGACCTGAAGGCACGTTTGCTGAGCGAATATTCTGTGTTCCGCCGGAAGGAAGCGCGCTCGTTATACGAGGAACAAGGTGAGTCTGAACGGGAGCTGGCCCGTCAAACCTTTGAGGAAGATGTGTTGCCGGAGCTAGGCACCCACATGCGCGACGATTGGCGCAAGCGGGGGCTCGATTCAAAAATGGGAGAAACCTCGTTTTTTGACTGGCTTGCGCGCAAGACATGGGGAGAGCCAACAGACGGCGACCTGCTGGCATTCACGTTGAATCAGAGCCGCAGCGCGTAA
- a CDS encoding ParB/RepB/Spo0J family partition protein: MKPTQFAKGFKARPDTTSSEKRTALDRINAIDEIVNQEAGNDKQATGRSSAYAEDEFHDDATSQESEHFKAWRRKNRYVHGQVIELPLKAIKPSPFNPRHFYLKASIAELAVNLAKQGQQQAIHVIPDHESPGTFFVSDGGRRVRALKEANKETVKAIVIDLPIGIESYKLGYDLNVQRDSQTVFDNAIVWKRFLDEKHFQSQRELADHLGLDESTIAVALAIAKLPENVMHEMVARPDRFGSNMAYQVSRFHTARGADATLRLINKIASDDLSTRQVADIVKGRASAQETPKPPGRQRYAQRLEIKLDGLAVGDLKTYGDDRLELRLRGLSKDKRDEILQQIEKILQADTVKQ, translated from the coding sequence ATGAAACCTACCCAGTTCGCAAAAGGGTTCAAAGCCCGGCCCGATACGACCAGCAGCGAAAAGCGCACGGCCCTTGATCGCATCAACGCTATCGATGAAATCGTCAATCAAGAGGCAGGGAATGATAAGCAGGCCACCGGCCGCTCGAGCGCTTACGCCGAAGATGAGTTTCACGATGACGCAACATCGCAGGAGTCGGAACACTTCAAGGCGTGGCGCCGGAAAAACAGATATGTACACGGCCAGGTCATTGAGTTGCCGTTAAAGGCCATCAAGCCGAGCCCGTTCAACCCCAGGCATTTCTATCTGAAGGCGTCCATCGCAGAATTGGCCGTTAATTTGGCGAAGCAGGGCCAGCAGCAAGCCATTCACGTGATCCCCGATCACGAAAGCCCGGGTACTTTCTTTGTTAGCGATGGTGGCCGGCGAGTGCGGGCGTTGAAGGAAGCCAACAAAGAAACCGTGAAGGCGATTGTCATCGACCTTCCTATTGGCATTGAAAGCTACAAGCTCGGGTATGACCTAAACGTACAACGAGACTCGCAAACCGTCTTCGATAACGCCATTGTCTGGAAGCGTTTCCTCGATGAAAAGCACTTCCAGAGTCAGCGAGAACTCGCCGACCACTTGGGCCTCGACGAGTCCACGATCGCCGTCGCTTTGGCTATCGCGAAGCTACCCGAGAACGTGATGCATGAAATGGTCGCCCGGCCGGATCGATTTGGTTCGAATATGGCGTATCAAGTTTCACGCTTTCATACGGCGCGCGGTGCAGATGCCACGCTGCGGTTGATCAACAAAATTGCATCGGATGATCTGAGCACCCGACAAGTCGCCGACATTGTGAAAGGCCGTGCGAGCGCGCAAGAAACACCGAAACCCCCAGGCCGTCAACGCTATGCGCAGCGGTTGGAAATCAAGCTGGACGGGCTTGCGGTGGGCGACCTTAAGACGTACGGGGACGACCGGCTTGAGTTGCGCTTACGTGGTTTATCGAAAGACAAACGCGACGAAATTCTTCAACAGATAGAGAAGATACTGCAGGCGGACACGGTAAAACAATAA